In Caulobacter segnis ATCC 21756, the sequence AGGCGCCGCGATCAAGGTTGTGAAGAACACCCTGGCCCTCAAGGCTCTGGACGGCAAGCTTGGTGACAAGGGCGAAAAGCTCTTCACCGGCCCGGTCGCCATCGCCTACGGCCCGGACGCTGTTTCGGCCGCCAAGGTCGCGGTCGCGTACGCCAAGGAAAACGACAAGCTCAAGGTTGTCGGTGGCGTGCTCGATCAGACCAACGTGCTGGACGAGAACGGCGTGCGCGCTCTGGCGACCCTGCCGTCGCTGGACGAACTGCGTGGCAAGCTCATCGGCCTCATCCAGGCTCCGGCGACCAAGATCGCTGGCGTCCTGCAGGCCCCGGCTGGCCAGCTGGCTCGCGTTTTCAACGCCTACGCGACCAAAGACGCCGCGTAACGGTCATCCCCGCATCTATCCCAATCTCTCTAAGGAACTGACACATGTCCAAGCTCGAAAAGCTGGTTGAAGAACTGTCCACCCTGTCGGTGCTGGAAGCCGCCGAACTGTCGAAGCTGCTGGAAGAAAAGTGGGGCGTCTCGGCCGCCGCTCCGGTCGCCGTCGCCGCTGCTGGCGGCGCCGCCGCTGCTCCGGCTGAAGCCGCCGAAGAGCAAACCGAGTTCACCGTCGTCCTGGTCGACGGCGGCGACAAGAAGATCAACGTGATCAAGGAAGTCCGCGGCGTCCGTCCGGACCTCGGCCTGAAGGAAGCCAAGGACCTGGTCGAAGGCGCTCCGCAGAACGTCGTCGAGAACGTCTCGAAGCAACAAGCCGAAGAGATCTCGAAGAAGCTCACGGAAGCCGGCGCCAAGATCCAAATCAAGTAATCTGGCCCCGGCTTTCGCCGGGACTAGGTTCCTTTTGGACCTGCCGAAGCGGCCTCGGAGGGAAACCTCCGGGGCCGTTTTCTTTTGGGCGCTCAGGGAACCCTCTCTCTTAGAGAGAGGGAGGGGCCCGCCGCGAAGCGGTGGGAGGGTGAGTGGTTTCGCCGTCGGCGGAAAATCCCAATTCCTTTGATTGAGCACGCCCACCGTTGCGCCCACGCTAGGCTCATGGACAAGACCGCCTATGCCCGCGTCTTCGCCCACAGCAGAGAGGCGGACACCCTAGCCGCCGAAGCCGCCCATGGCCGATCTGGCGACGCGCTCTCTCGGCCATTAAAGTCATTTAACTAGGGCCTGCACGCATTAAGGCCGACACCATCGCGCTGGTCGGAGTCGGAGATCTTGATGCGCGCGGGATTGAATTGTGCTCTTGGGGCCTTGGCGCTTTGCTTGGCCACCCAAGCTTTCGCCCAGTCCGCCGGCTCGATCACGGCGCGGGTGGAAGATCCGGCCTACGCCCATGCGCAGCGACGGGTTGATTTGGGAGGCGGCCGCAAGCTGAACCTCTACTGTATTGGTTCCGGCGCGCCGGTCGTGGTCTTCGAAGCGGGCCTCGGCGACGACACCAGCACCTGGGGACTAGTCCAGCCCGCGATCGCCAAGCGCACGACCGCCTGCGCCTATGATCGCGCTGGGATCGGTTTCAGCGACCCAGCGACGCGGCCAAGCTCGGCCAGCAACATCGTCGACGATCTGCATCACCTGCTGAAGAAGGCTGGCGTGAAGGGCCCCTACGTCCTGGTTGGTCACTCCTACGGCGGGCTGACGTCAGCCCTCTACGCTAGCCGCTATCCCAAGGATGTCGCCGCGTTCGTCGCCGTCGATCCCGCCAACGAGCGCCAAGTCGATGCTTTTCGGGAGGCCTTCCCGAACTACGAAGCCGACCTTCTGGCGCCGGCGCTAGCCCGAAAGCAGGACTGTGTCCGCAAGGCCGAACGGGGCTTTGGCCTGGATCCGGCGGCGGGCGCGGGATGTGTCGACAAGCCAGACCCGCGCATGGGCGATGCGCTAAACGCGATCCATGCCCAGATCCATCGCCAGCCAGCGTATCAGCGAGCGGCCTTCTCGGAATTTGAGAGCATGCGCGGCGGACTCAGCGGTTCCCAACTCGCCTCGGAGATCGGTTCGTTTGGATCGATACCGCTCATCGTGCTGACGCGTCCAAAGGACACGGTTCCGCTCGGCCCGAACGAAACGGCGCAGAGTCGAGCCATTCTCTGGGCCAACTGGACGACAATGCACGACAAGCTGGCCGCGCGCTCCACCCGGGGCGAGAACCGGCAGGTCGCCGCAACGGGCCATTACATTCAGCTTGATCAACCCGGCGCGGTTATCGACGCCATCGATACGGTTCTCGACGCCGTTGCCGTCTCGAATACGCCGGAGCCGAAATAGCCCGCCCCCCCTAAACCGCCGCCTGGTCGGGAACCGCTTCCACCTCCGCGTCCGGCGTGGCGTGGATCAGCGAGATCATGGTCCCCGGCCCCATGTCCGTCACCAGAACCTGGGCCTTCAGCTGGCGGGCCAGGGCCTGGATGATGCTGGTGCCCAGGCCGGCGGCGGGCGGGGTGTCCTTGGTCATGCCGACGCCGGTGTCGGCCACCGACAGCGTCCAGGCCGCGCCGTCGACGCGGTAGTCGACGACGATCCGGCCGGGCTGCTTGTCGGGGAAGGCGTGTTTGAGCGCGTTGATCACCAGCTCGGTGACGACCAGGCCGATGCTGATGGACGCGCCGCCGTCGATCGTGACCTCCTCGGCCACGACGACGAGGGCCAGGCGGCTGGGGTCGGGGATCATCGAGGCCGCGATCGTGGCGCACAGCTTGGTCAGATAGGCCCGAAGCTCGACCACGCCCGTGGTCGCCTCGGCCAGTTGCTGCTGCAGGTCGGCGATCGACATCACCCGCGCGTGGGCGTCGCGCAGCTTCTCCCGCGCCTCTTCCGACTGGGCGGCGCGGGCGTTCTGCATCAGGACGGCGGCGATGATCTGCAGGCTGTTGGCCACGCGATGGCGGATCTCCAGCAGCAAGGCCTGGTTCTCGATGGCCAATTCGTCGCTGCGGGCGGTGTTGGCCCGCAACAGGTCCTGGCTCTGCTTGGCGGCCGCCCTGGCCTCGGTGACGTCGGCGACGGACGCCAGGAGCCGGACCTCGTCGAGGTCGCTGTAGGCCAGCTTGCGAACGTTGATGACCAGGCGGCGGTCGGGGTGGCCTGGGCGCTTGAGGTCCATCTCGTAGGCGTCGATCAGCACGCCGTCGGCGGTGTTTTCCAGCAGCATCTTCAGCTGCGGCGCGCGCCACTCGCCGGCCCCGATCTCCATCATTTGACGGCCGATGGTCTGGCTGGCGTCGACGCCGAAGGTCCGTTCGAACGAGTCGCTGGCCGCGATCACCTTCAGATCGCCGCCGATCAGCAGCAGCGGCGTTGTCGACGCCGCGATCATGGCCAGAGCCAGGCTCAGGCCCGGCGCGTCCGGATGGGATAAAAGTCGGTCGGGCACGAACGGCCCTTTCAACGAACCCGAGGCTCGCGAGGCGAAAGCCGTACCCGGGGCGATTGATGGAACGCGCGAAGGGTCCCATCGCTTCAACCTTTAGCACATCGAGGGCCCGCGCGTTCGACTTATGTTCACTTGCGCGCATTCCTCGTCGAGGCGGCTTGCGCTCTCTCCCGTTTCGCCCGAAGCCAAGGCGTCGAACCCCGAAGCAGGCTTCCATGAATCGCAGAGACGTCATCCTCGCCGGCGCCGCCGCCCTGACCTCGGTCGCCGCCTCGCCCGCCTTCGCCGGGCAGGGGATCGGCGGCGTCCGCATCCCAGCCTCGGCCACCGACAGCGAGCTGCGCGGCCTGTCGCCGACGGGCGGCAAGACCTACTGGGCCTCGGGCTCCAAGGGCTGGATCATCCGGGGGCGAGGCGAGCGGCAGGACGCCATGCGGATCGTCGGGGCCGAGGGGCTGGACTTCCGGGGGCTGCACGCCTTTTCCGACGACCACGTGCTGGCCATGAGCGCCGGGCCCGGCCAGGCCTCGCAGCTGTGGCGCACCACCGACGGCGGCAAGCGCTGGGCGCAGGTGACGGTCAACCAGGACCCGAACGGCTTCTGGGACTCGATCGCCTTCGTCGACGACCGGCGCGGCTTCATCCTGGGCGACCCGACCGAGGGGCGCTTCACCGTGCTCTACACCGCCGACGCCGGGAAGACCTGGGCGCGGCTGCCGCCGGAGGGCGTGCCGCCAGCGGCGGACGGGGAGGGGGCCTTCGCCGCCTCCAACGGCTGCGTCGCCATCGGTCGCCACGGCCAGGTGGCGTTCTGCACGGGCGGGGCGGGCAAGGCGCGGGTCTATCTGTCGCGCGGCGGCGGCGGGGTGTTCGTGGCCCTGGACACGCCGATCCCGGCCGACGCCCCGTCCAAGGGTGCCTTCGCGATCGCCTTCGGCAAGCGCGGCGAGCTGTGGGTCTGCGGCGGCGACTACAAGAACCCGCGCGCCCAGGGCGTGAACCTGGCCTGGCTGGCGCCGGGCGCCCTGGCCTTCCAGCCGGTGGCCGCGCCGGCCGGCTATCTGTCGGGGATCTCGGTCAAGGGCGAGACGGTGATGGCCACGGGCCTGGCCGGCACGATCGTGGCCCGCGACGGCCGGACGTTCCAGCGGGTGTCGGAGGCGCCGATGAACAGCGTGCGCCTGACCTCGAAGAAGACGGGGGTGCTGTGCGGGCCGAAGGGGACGGTGGGGCTGTGGCGGGGGTAGTCTCCCAAGCCTTAACTCAACCAACTTCCGTCATTCCCGCCCTTGTGGCGGGAACCCCTGGTTCAACCCGCGAGGGCGGCGCAAGCGGACCGCCGGCGGTCCGCCACTTCTTCACCTGCGGCGGAAAGAGAGGTTCCCGCCACAAGGGCGGGAATGACGGATGTTAAGAGGCGAGCTTGGGTGCGGAACCTCTCCCCCACCACCCACGTTCACCCCACATGCTGAAGCTCGCCGCCGTTCTGCTCGCTCTGATGATCCTGTTCGGGATCCTGGGTTTCGTGGTCAATGTGGCGGGCGCGATCACCAAGGTGGCGTTCTTCGTCTGCCTGATCGCCCTGGCGGTCTCGCTGGTCATGAAGGCCATGCGGAAAGCCTGACCGCGCGTATTTACGCGCGCTAACGAATCCCCCTTTCCTTCCGCGTCTCCATCCCCTATATCCCCGCGTTCACGATTACATCGGCGGAGCGCTTTGTCGCGTCCGTATTACGCCCCGAGGCGCGGTCAGCCGCCCTCCGACCAGCGCGAAGGGGCGCCCGTCAGGCTTCCGGTCCCGGTCGCCCGACAGGGGAATTCGAGCGTCCGCGGCTCCCTCTAGCAGGCGAGCGGCGAGGGTGGACGCTAGGTACATTCGAATTCACGCGCGGATTCCGTCCGCGCCGCAGGGAAACAACATGGCGCAATCCTTCACCGGCAAGAAGCGGATCCGGAAGTCGTTCGGCCGCATTCCCGAGGCTGTGCAGATGCCGAACCTCATCGAGGTTCAGCGCTCCTCCTACGAGCAGTTCCTTCAGCGCGAGGTCCGTCCGGGCCAACGCCGCGACGAGGGCGTCGAGGCGGTCTTCAAGTCGGTGTTCCCGATCAAGGACTTCAACGAACGCGCCGTCCTGGAATACGTTTCGTACGAGTTCGAAGAGCCCAAGTACGACGTCGAGGAATGCATCCAGCGCGACATGACCTTCGCCGCGCCGCTGAAGGTCAAGCTGCGCCTGATCGTCTTTGAAACCGAAGAAGAAACCGGCGCCCGCTCGGTCAAGGACATCAAGGAGCAGGACGTCTACATGGGCGACATCCCGCTCATGACGGACAAGGGCACCTTCATCGTCAACGGCACCGAGCGCGTCATCGTCTCGCAGATGCACCGCTCGCCGGGCGTGTTCTTCGACCACGACAAGGGCAAGACCCACGCCTCGGGCAAGCTGCTGTTCGCCGCCCGCGTGATCCCGTACCGCGGCTCGTGGCTGGACTTCGAGTTCGACGCCAAGGACATCGTCTACGTCCGCATCGACCGCCGCCGTAAGCTGCCGGCCACGACCTTCCTCTATGCCCTGGGCATGGACGGCGAAGAGATCCTGACCACGTTCTACGACGTCGTCCCGTTCGAAAAGCGCGCGGGCGGCTGGGCCACCCCGTACAAGCCCGAGCGCTGGCGCGGCGTGAAGCCGGAGTTCCCGCTGGTCGACGCCGACACCGGCGAGGAAGTCGCTCCGGCCGGCACCAAGATCACCGCTCGCCAGGCCAAGAAGTTCGCCGACGGCGGCCTGAAGACCCTGCTGCTGGCGCCGGAAGCCCTGACGGGCCGCTACCTGGCCCGCGACGCGGTCAATGTCGGCACCGGCGAGATCTACGCCGAAGCCGGCGACGAGCTGGACGTCCCGACGATCCAGGCCCTGGCCGATCAAGGCTTCAGCACCATCGACGTGCTGGACATCGACCACGTCACGGTCGGCGCCTACATGCGCAACACCCTGCGCGTGGACAAGAACGCCATCCGCGAGGACGCGCTGTTCGACATCTATCGCGT encodes:
- a CDS encoding WD40/YVTN/BNR-like repeat-containing protein, with amino-acid sequence MNRRDVILAGAAALTSVAASPAFAGQGIGGVRIPASATDSELRGLSPTGGKTYWASGSKGWIIRGRGERQDAMRIVGAEGLDFRGLHAFSDDHVLAMSAGPGQASQLWRTTDGGKRWAQVTVNQDPNGFWDSIAFVDDRRGFILGDPTEGRFTVLYTADAGKTWARLPPEGVPPAADGEGAFAASNGCVAIGRHGQVAFCTGGAGKARVYLSRGGGGVFVALDTPIPADAPSKGAFAIAFGKRGELWVCGGDYKNPRAQGVNLAWLAPGALAFQPVAAPAGYLSGISVKGETVMATGLAGTIVARDGRTFQRVSEAPMNSVRLTSKKTGVLCGPKGTVGLWRG
- a CDS encoding alpha/beta fold hydrolase; this encodes MATQAFAQSAGSITARVEDPAYAHAQRRVDLGGGRKLNLYCIGSGAPVVVFEAGLGDDTSTWGLVQPAIAKRTTACAYDRAGIGFSDPATRPSSASNIVDDLHHLLKKAGVKGPYVLVGHSYGGLTSALYASRYPKDVAAFVAVDPANERQVDAFREAFPNYEADLLAPALARKQDCVRKAERGFGLDPAAGAGCVDKPDPRMGDALNAIHAQIHRQPAYQRAAFSEFESMRGGLSGSQLASEIGSFGSIPLIVLTRPKDTVPLGPNETAQSRAILWANWTTMHDKLAARSTRGENRQVAATGHYIQLDQPGAVIDAIDTVLDAVAVSNTPEPK
- a CDS encoding sensor histidine kinase produces the protein MPDRLLSHPDAPGLSLALAMIAASTTPLLLIGGDLKVIAASDSFERTFGVDASQTIGRQMMEIGAGEWRAPQLKMLLENTADGVLIDAYEMDLKRPGHPDRRLVINVRKLAYSDLDEVRLLASVADVTEARAAAKQSQDLLRANTARSDELAIENQALLLEIRHRVANSLQIIAAVLMQNARAAQSEEAREKLRDAHARVMSIADLQQQLAEATTGVVELRAYLTKLCATIAASMIPDPSRLALVVVAEEVTIDGGASISIGLVVTELVINALKHAFPDKQPGRIVVDYRVDGAAWTLSVADTGVGMTKDTPPAAGLGTSIIQALARQLKAQVLVTDMGPGTMISLIHATPDAEVEAVPDQAAV
- the rplL gene encoding 50S ribosomal protein L7/L12; this encodes MSKLEKLVEELSTLSVLEAAELSKLLEEKWGVSAAAPVAVAAAGGAAAAPAEAAEEQTEFTVVLVDGGDKKINVIKEVRGVRPDLGLKEAKDLVEGAPQNVVENVSKQQAEEISKKLTEAGAKIQIK
- the rplJ gene encoding 50S ribosomal protein L10; its protein translation is MDRAQKQESIESLKSVFTDAGAVVVTHYMGLTVAEMTDLRLRLRKEGAAIKVVKNTLALKALDGKLGDKGEKLFTGPVAIAYGPDAVSAAKVAVAYAKENDKLKVVGGVLDQTNVLDENGVRALATLPSLDELRGKLIGLIQAPATKIAGVLQAPAGQLARVFNAYATKDAA